The DNA window TCCCTGCATTGTCCGCGGCCACCGATTCCTTACCGCGTTTCAGCAGGTCGTACACCGCGCGCACGGCTTGCGGATTCGAATTCACCAATTCGCTCGTGACCGTCACCACATGGTTGATCGGCACATAGTGATGCAATGCATACCACTCGCGATCGGCCGCCGCCGCATTTTCAATCAGCGGTTTGAATTCGGGATCGTCGGGAAGATCGTTGCCGAGAATCGCGGCATCGATTTCACCCGCGCGTAGCATCGGCAATAATTGCTTGCCCGCTGCCCGACGAACGAAGGAGGGATCGGCATACTCTTCCAGATGGCCGCCTTCGATCGTCACCCAGTCGACTTCTTCGAGCGGCACTCCATAGGTCTCACCGAGAATCGCGCGCACCCACATGCCGGTGGTCTGCGTGTAAGCTCGCACGCCGACGCGCTTGCCAGCGAGATTGCCGAGGTCGGGTTTGGCGCGCTGCGCGTTATAGATGATGCAGCCTTGCTGGAAACGTGCCGCAACGACGGCGGGCAAGAGCACGAGCGGTTTGCCGTAGGCTTTCGCCTGCAGGTACGTGACGATTGCCAGTTCGCTCACGTCGTAGGCCTGGCGGCGGGCCATCGGTGCGAACGCACCGTGAATGGGTTCGATCTCCTCGAACAGCAGTTCGACTGCGGGATCGGTCAGTTCGCCCGCTTTCAGTGCTCGCGTGTGCGGATAGGTTTTCAGCGCAGTCTTCAGTCGCACAGGTTGCGTCGTATTGCTCATGATCGGGTGTTCCAGTTGCATTCGAAGTCGACGGCTCAGGCGGCCAGTGCGGGATACACCTCAAACGCAGTGCCGCCGAAGATCGCCTCCTGCGCGTCGGCGGGCAGCATCGAAAGGCTTTCGCGGGCTTCGGCCAGCAGTTGCGGCAACGCACCTTCGGCAGCCGGGAAATTCGAGCCCCACGCAATCCGGTTTGCGCCGAACGCGTCGAGCACGCGCGGGAAAAACGCGGCCGGCGTGGAAGCGCCCCGGCCCGCTTCGGCAATCGTCCGGTTCGTCAACTTCAGAAACACGCCCTGATGCGACGCGAGGCTGAACAACGGCGCGGCCGCTTCGTACGGAGGACCACCGGCCAGGTCAGGACGCGCGAGGTGGTCGAGCAGCACCCGGATATCCGGAAAGCGCGCGAGCATGTTGAGAAGCGCGGGAATGCCCTGTGCGGTCATCTGCAGGCAGATCGACACGTTGTGACGCTGCGCGTATTCCCACACGGGAAACGAGCGCTCGTCGTCGAGCCAGCCCGCCTGCCCCGGCATCGTCGTGCCGGTCGTGAACAGACGCAGCCCGGAGAGTCCTGCGTCGAGCCAGCGCTGCAGTTGCGAGACGGCGTCGTTCGCCAGCACGTCGATCGAAAATACGCCGACGAATCGGTCCGGGTGATTGCGCACCGCCTCGACCACATAACTATTGTCGTTGCCGTAAACCGTCGACGCCTGCACCACCACAGCCCGGTCGATGCCCGCCTGGTCCAGCGATGCAAGCAGCCCTTCGAAGCTGACGGGGCGCTTCGCCGACCACTCGGACTGGTGACCGCCGACCGGCGCAAGCGGATAGCTCTGTTTATCTGAGGAAATTGCGTGAGTGTGCGTGTCGACAACAACGGCCATGAACGTGCTCCTGACTGAAAATGTTCTGCTTGAATGAACGTTAATGTAATCTCGATCACGTCAAACACCTCAATATGAAGTGAGGCCCAGCTCATAAATTTACGTTAAGCTGAGGGTTTTGGAGAGGTCGGCCGGGAGGAATAATGGGGGCTGTCGGAAAGGCATCGCAGGACGACGATCAGGCACGTTTGAGGCGTCTTTTCCTGTTCGACGCGGTGTGCGAGGCGGGAGGAATCGGACAGGCGGCGCTCCTTGCCGGGCGTACCCAGCCGGCAGTCAGCGTCGCCATCAGCAAGCTCGAAGCGAGCTTCGGCAGTCGATTGCTCGAACGCGGATTCGGGGGCAGTGAATTAACGGGTGAAGGCCAGATTCTGCAGCGACGCGTGCGCCGCATGCTCGATCAGATGGAGCGCGCCGTGACGAATCTGCTCGGTCAGACAGCGGCGGCACAGGCGCAGGCGGCCAAAATCTGCCGGCGCCTGACCGACGGGCAGATTCGCTGTCACGTCGCGATCGCCGAAACGGGGTCTGCGGCAGAGGCGGCGCTGTCGCTGGGCATTTCACAGCCGGCGGTGCATCGCGCTGCACGCCAAATCGAGCAGAACGTCGGCGTGTCGCTGTATCGCCGTCGGGTGCATAGCGTGTCGGCGAACGTGGCGGGAATCGAATTCGCGCGCTGCCTGAGTCTCGCGCTCCATGAGATCGCGCAAGCGGGAGAGGAGCTGGCGTATGCGCGGGGTCAACTCACAGGGAAGGTGGCAATCGGCGTGTTGCCGCTGCTGCCGCCGCGCCTCGTCGCGCGCGCCATTCAACGGTTGAGGGAGCGCTACCCCGCCGCGCGCGTCACCGTCGAGGAAGGCTCGCATGCCCATCTGCTGCGGGAATTGCGCAGCGGAACGCTCGACCTCATCATTGGCGGCTTACGCGAGCCGCGTCTTGCCGGCGTCGCACAGGAAATCGAACTATTCGCCGACCCGTACGTCGTGGCCGTGCGCAAAGGGCATCGCCTGGCGAGACGCAAGAGCGTCGCACTCCCCGATCTCGCCGACCACGACTGGGTGATGCCGCAGCACAATGTGCCGCGCCGCGCGGTGATCGACTCCATTTTTGCGCAACTGCCTGTCAAGCCGCCGCTAGTCCTCGAAACCAGTTCGCTCGCGATGATGCTGGCCATGCTGATGGAAAGCGATTGCCTCACGCTCCTCTCGCGCGCACAGATTCACGATGCCTACCCTGGACGCGAGCTGGTCGCGCTGGAACTGGAATTGCCCGAAGCGAGCCGCGCAGTCGGATATACGGTGCGAACCGACTGGCTCGGCACGACCCTTCAGCAAGCGTTCGTCGAAGGTCTGCGAGCGGAAAGCGAGTCTGAGCAATGAATCGCGCGGTGGTTGCGGCGCAGTGGTTGTAGCTCATTGCCCGCTGCAAAAAACCTCAGGCACCCGGCTCGCTACGTTCAGTGCAAGCTGTCGCGTTGGGCTAGCGGCTTGAACAAACGACTCCACGCGATGCTGACAAAAATGGTTGCACATCCCCCGAGCACGACTGAGCCGATCACGCCGAACACCGTAGCGGTCGTGCCCGATTCGAATTCGCCAAGCTGATTGCTTGCGCCGATAAACAGGGTGTTGACAGCGGAAACCCGCCCGCGCATGCGATCGGGCGTTTCCAGTTGAACCAGCGTCTGCCGCACGACGACACTGATCGTATCGGCCGCGCCCGAGATAGCCAGCAGAACGAGCGATAGGGGAAACGACCGGGACAGACCAAACGCTCCGATGCAAAATCCGTAAACGGCGACGGCGCCCAGCAGCTTTTTGCCGACCCCGCTTCGAATCGCATGACGAGACAAAATCAGGCCGACGCATAACGCTCCCACAGCCGGGGCGGAACGCAGCAAACCGAGCCCTTGCGGCCCAACGTGCAAAATCTCTCTCGCGTAAACCGGCAATAAAGCGGTGGCGCCCCCAAACAGAACAGCGAACAGATCAAGCGAGATAGCGCCGAGCAAGAGAGGGCTGCTCCACACGAAGCGCAGACCGGCAAGGATCGACTCAACCGTGGCCGGCTCGCGCGGCGGCGGCACGTAGTCGTAACGGACGAATGCGCACATGACCGCGCTCGCACTGAAAAGCACGGCACATGTGATGTAAACGGCGTTGACTCCGATTGCAAACAGGAGACCGCCCAACGCCGGGCCGCCGACTACACAAATTTGCTGGACGACCGTGCTGAGCACCATCGAACGCGCGAGCAACGATTGCGGAACCAGCATCGGCAGTAACGACTGCTGCCCCGCCATCTGGAACGGGCGGATGGCGCCGAGGACAAGAGACAGACCGAGCAGTACGTCGCGCGTCACGGCATGAGAAACCGTCGCTGCAGCGAGCACCGAAGCTGTGACAGCCTGAGCGGCAAGACAGACTGCGACGATCCGGCCGCGATGCATGCGATCGGCGCAGTGGCCTGCGACAAACGTCGTCGCGAGTCCTGGCAGAAACTGGAAGAGGCCGACGAGGCCCAGATCCCATGCGCTGGATGTCAGGTCATACATATGCCAGCTGATCGCCAGCAAGATCATCTGCTGGGCGGTAATGGAGCCGACTCGCGCTGTCATGAAGCGTCTGAACGACGCACGGCCAATCAGTGCCGACATGCCGGTGCCTGCATCGATTGCATGCGGCGTTGTATCGCGAGGGGATGTCATTCAGGAATCGATTTTTTTTACAGATGCAGATGTAAAAGCGTGGGCACACATATCCGGTAGGAAAACCTCGCGCCAGGAGCGGAGAACCTCCGGCGCGAAGCGCCCGATCAGTTTTTGGGCTCAAGCGCGTGCAACGTCATCGCGAGTGAAACGGAGGTGAAATAGCCTATGGTAATCAGCAATTCGGCGATCACCGGGCGGCCGAGTTCGGCTGCATAACGAGCGAATCGCGCATCGTCTATCACACCGCCTGCGAGAATATCGGCTACCGCTTCGCACAGTACGCCTAGCCGGCCGTCGACCGATTGGGGTCGCTGCTTTTCAAGAATCGCCGTGACCACCGATTCCGGAATCCCGGATTTAAGCGCATGCCGACGGTGATTGGCGATCACGTAAGGCGCGTTCCAGAACACCGCCGTCGAGAGGATCGCGACCTCTGTCTCGGCTTCGCTAAGCACCGGCGAATGATCGACATGCGTACCGATGATTTCCATTCCTTCCGCGAGATGCGGATTGTGCAGCCAGATGTTGAACGGCGTCGGAATGCGCCCTCGGCCTTCTCCAAGCCTCGCCATCACTTTCTGCTGCTCTTCGCTGGCCTTCTGTGGATCGACAGGTTCAAGTCTTTTGTCCGTCATGTTCTCTTCTTCCAATGAAACGATGCCAAGATTAATTTCACGCGCGCGCAACACGGATTGCATCGCGCGCTATTCGACCACCGGAGTCATTACGCGCCGCCTGCCGCAAGCATTGGGAAATACTGTCCCAGCAAACTGCTCGGCCACGGTATGTGGATAACCTGCTGGAAGATGCCGTACACCACGGCCGTCACGCACAGCGCGAGAATCAGGCTAAGTCGCCACGACTCGCGCCCTTCGACACGCATGAAGGCCACGATCATCAGCGGGATGGTCGGGATCATGCCGATCAGAGCCATACAAACGAGAAACGCGATAAACCAGCCAAGGAATTTCGCTGCCCGCAGCAACACCGTTCTGTTCGGCAAGGCCTCTTCGTTGCTGCTGGCTACATCCATGTGAATGCTGCCAGCGCGCGCCGTTCCCGAAGGAGACGCCACGAGAACCTTATTCGCCAGACTGAGCGTCGCGGCAACGACGAGGATGCCCGCTACCACTGTCGGTCCTATTCTTGCCATGA is part of the Paraburkholderia fungorum genome and encodes:
- a CDS encoding carboxymuconolactone decarboxylase, which encodes MLRAREINLGIVSLEEENMTDKRLEPVDPQKASEEQQKVMARLGEGRGRIPTPFNIWLHNPHLAEGMEIIGTHVDHSPVLSEAETEVAILSTAVFWNAPYVIANHRRHALKSGIPESVVTAILEKQRPQSVDGRLGVLCEAVADILAGGVIDDARFARYAAELGRPVIAELLITIGYFTSVSLAMTLHALEPKN
- a CDS encoding amidohydrolase family protein, which codes for MAVVVDTHTHAISSDKQSYPLAPVGGHQSEWSAKRPVSFEGLLASLDQAGIDRAVVVQASTVYGNDNSYVVEAVRNHPDRFVGVFSIDVLANDAVSQLQRWLDAGLSGLRLFTTGTTMPGQAGWLDDERSFPVWEYAQRHNVSICLQMTAQGIPALLNMLARFPDIRVLLDHLARPDLAGGPPYEAAAPLFSLASHQGVFLKLTNRTIAEAGRGASTPAAFFPRVLDAFGANRIAWGSNFPAAEGALPQLLAEARESLSMLPADAQEAIFGGTAFEVYPALAA
- a CDS encoding MFS transporter; this encodes MSALIGRASFRRFMTARVGSITAQQMILLAISWHMYDLTSSAWDLGLVGLFQFLPGLATTFVAGHCADRMHRGRIVAVCLAAQAVTASVLAAATVSHAVTRDVLLGLSLVLGAIRPFQMAGQQSLLPMLVPQSLLARSMVLSTVVQQICVVGGPALGGLLFAIGVNAVYITCAVLFSASAVMCAFVRYDYVPPPREPATVESILAGLRFVWSSPLLLGAISLDLFAVLFGGATALLPVYAREILHVGPQGLGLLRSAPAVGALCVGLILSRHAIRSGVGKKLLGAVAVYGFCIGAFGLSRSFPLSLVLLAISGAADTISVVVRQTLVQLETPDRMRGRVSAVNTLFIGASNQLGEFESGTTATVFGVIGSVVLGGCATIFVSIAWSRLFKPLAQRDSLH
- a CDS encoding LysR substrate-binding domain-containing protein, which codes for MGAVGKASQDDDQARLRRLFLFDAVCEAGGIGQAALLAGRTQPAVSVAISKLEASFGSRLLERGFGGSELTGEGQILQRRVRRMLDQMERAVTNLLGQTAAAQAQAAKICRRLTDGQIRCHVAIAETGSAAEAALSLGISQPAVHRAARQIEQNVGVSLYRRRVHSVSANVAGIEFARCLSLALHEIAQAGEELAYARGQLTGKVAIGVLPLLPPRLVARAIQRLRERYPAARVTVEEGSHAHLLRELRSGTLDLIIGGLREPRLAGVAQEIELFADPYVVAVRKGHRLARRKSVALPDLADHDWVMPQHNVPRRAVIDSIFAQLPVKPPLVLETSSLAMMLAMLMESDCLTLLSRAQIHDAYPGRELVALELELPEASRAVGYTVRTDWLGTTLQQAFVEGLRAESESEQ